One window of Solwaraspora sp. WMMA2056 genomic DNA carries:
- a CDS encoding protein kinase family protein: protein MTQVGEGQEADEVSPPMMAFGAPTVGEILAERYQLAAHVNDDSAGRQVWRGVDVVLRRPVAVVLRYPGGDSAMEMLQAAVRASRVIHSNLVGVYDAIDEGQRAYVVREWVDGDSLREVIAAAGPLDAARATMIAHSVASAIAAVHATGMVHGNIHPGTVMIGHDGRVVLADARADSSDTYETDIRAIGGVLYFAMTGHWPHHEAGVTALPDAVRDTTGAVVAPRQLRPGVPAYVDDLTMDLLDPRLALPSSEVLAAELSRLDAATEEHYLDSVGPLRFTASADDPSEPAQASRRKIAAGIAGLVVIAVIGLFFGISALGGDGDGGDGQSPAPQTQTSATPGTGETAAPAPPKPIPLTADQVRIVDADGARDELDGAEATVDGDTSTGWLTDAYERNPNFGNLKRGMGVLIDLQEPRSVTSVRVELSASGSSAELLVGPADPGSSRDGDNEVVDTFTQRIGEPFENADGATLTFSGFSPDETYQYLMVWITKLPPIGGEKYQIGVQEITVEGP, encoded by the coding sequence GTGACCCAGGTCGGCGAAGGCCAAGAGGCGGACGAGGTCAGTCCGCCGATGATGGCCTTCGGAGCGCCAACCGTCGGCGAGATCCTCGCCGAGCGGTACCAGCTGGCTGCGCACGTCAACGACGACAGCGCCGGTAGGCAGGTCTGGCGTGGCGTCGACGTGGTGCTCCGTCGTCCGGTCGCGGTCGTGCTGCGCTACCCCGGCGGCGACTCCGCGATGGAGATGCTGCAGGCGGCCGTACGGGCCAGTCGGGTCATCCACTCCAACCTCGTCGGCGTCTACGACGCGATCGACGAAGGTCAGCGGGCGTACGTGGTCCGCGAGTGGGTCGACGGCGACTCCCTGCGTGAGGTGATCGCGGCCGCCGGGCCGCTCGACGCCGCCCGCGCGACGATGATCGCCCACTCGGTCGCCTCGGCGATCGCGGCGGTGCACGCCACCGGCATGGTGCACGGCAACATCCACCCGGGCACCGTGATGATCGGCCACGACGGTCGGGTGGTCCTCGCCGATGCCCGTGCCGACAGCTCCGACACCTACGAGACCGACATCCGGGCCATCGGCGGGGTGCTCTACTTCGCGATGACCGGCCACTGGCCACATCACGAGGCGGGCGTCACCGCCCTGCCGGACGCGGTCCGCGACACCACCGGTGCGGTGGTCGCACCCCGGCAGCTGCGTCCCGGCGTGCCGGCGTACGTCGACGACCTGACCATGGACCTGCTCGACCCGCGCCTCGCGCTGCCCTCGTCCGAGGTGCTCGCGGCCGAGCTGAGCCGGCTCGACGCGGCCACCGAGGAGCACTACCTCGACAGCGTCGGCCCGCTGCGGTTCACCGCGTCGGCCGACGATCCCAGCGAGCCGGCGCAGGCCTCCCGGCGCAAGATCGCGGCGGGCATCGCCGGCCTGGTCGTGATCGCGGTGATCGGGCTCTTCTTCGGCATCAGCGCCCTCGGCGGCGACGGTGACGGCGGCGACGGCCAGTCACCCGCACCGCAGACCCAGACCAGCGCGACGCCCGGCACCGGGGAGACCGCCGCCCCGGCACCGCCCAAGCCGATCCCGCTCACCGCCGACCAGGTGCGCATCGTCGACGCCGACGGGGCCCGCGACGAGCTCGACGGTGCCGAGGCCACGGTCGACGGGGACACCAGCACCGGCTGGTTGACCGACGCCTACGAGCGCAACCCGAACTTCGGCAACCTCAAGCGGGGCATGGGTGTGCTGATCGACCTGCAGGAGCCCCGGTCGGTGACCAGCGTCCGGGTGGAACTCTCCGCCTCCGGCAGCTCCGCCGAGCTGCTGGTCGGCCCGGCCGACCCCGGGTCGAGCCGGGACGGCGACAACGAGGTGGTCGACACCTTCACCCAACGCATCGGCGAACCGTTCGAGAACGCCGACGGCGCGACCCTGACCTTCAGCGGTTTCTCGCCCGACGAGACGTACCAGTACCTCATGGTGTGGATCACCAAGCTCCCGCCGATCGGCGGCGAGAAGTACCAGATTGGCGTCCAGGAGATAACGGTAGAGGGGCCATGA
- the murJ gene encoding murein biosynthesis integral membrane protein MurJ, with amino-acid sequence MGNGLYRSANAGPGRGGPDPDGATVISVGPGGQPLVEASAPPAEPPTVLTGAAGPDVPGDRPGGAEADPNGGGSAATNSAVMALGSLVSRGTGFLRTLVLTAALGGALVGNAYTTAQIFPGMVYEFLLGGILTSVLVPVLMRRRKSDADQGQAYAQRLLTLAVLALAVATLVAMAAAPLLTILYSSDETTGEFRRLVTLLSYLMLPMIFFTGLSALVSALLNTRGHFAAPMWAPILNNLVVIATLGTYIAVFGARIVSPEEMTAGRIVLLGGGTLLGVVVQAAGLVPALRKVGFRWRWRFDFRQLGLAELGRLGAWMFCYVAVSQLGLVVLFNLLNRAGDEDKAGPLIYNNVFLLLMMAHGIIAVSVITALMPRMSSAAADGRLDDVAADLSRGTRTVTAVLAPIAVCYAVLATPVSFALFRYGAFSSEAATATSVVLLAAALALVPFAVSQLFTFAFYALPDTRTPALINIPVVGLRVLVQIGLFAALSVQFAAAGLMIGNGVSYLAAAVLSAWLVRRRVGRIGFGAIMVTFGKVALAAVGAALAGWLVLFVLPGGDSPSQIMAFVQLFVGGAVIGLVYLGLAVVLRIREVSDLLSMVRRRLGR; translated from the coding sequence ATGGGCAACGGGTTGTACCGGAGCGCGAACGCCGGCCCCGGCCGGGGCGGCCCGGATCCGGACGGTGCCACGGTCATCTCGGTCGGTCCGGGCGGGCAGCCGCTGGTGGAGGCGTCGGCGCCGCCGGCCGAGCCGCCGACGGTGCTCACCGGTGCCGCCGGTCCGGACGTGCCGGGTGACCGGCCCGGCGGTGCCGAGGCGGATCCGAACGGCGGCGGCAGCGCGGCCACCAACAGCGCGGTCATGGCGCTGGGCAGCCTGGTCAGCCGGGGCACCGGGTTCCTGCGCACCCTGGTGCTGACCGCCGCCCTCGGTGGTGCGTTGGTCGGCAACGCCTACACCACGGCGCAGATCTTCCCCGGCATGGTCTACGAGTTCCTGCTCGGCGGCATCCTGACCAGCGTTCTGGTGCCGGTGCTGATGCGGCGGCGCAAGTCGGACGCCGACCAGGGGCAGGCGTACGCGCAGCGGCTGCTCACCTTGGCGGTGCTCGCGCTCGCGGTGGCGACGCTGGTCGCGATGGCGGCGGCACCGCTGCTGACGATCCTGTACTCCAGCGACGAGACCACCGGCGAGTTCCGGCGGCTGGTCACGCTGCTGTCGTACCTGATGTTGCCGATGATCTTCTTCACCGGGTTGTCGGCGCTGGTCAGCGCGCTGCTCAACACCCGGGGGCACTTCGCCGCCCCGATGTGGGCGCCGATCCTCAACAACCTGGTCGTGATCGCCACCCTCGGCACGTACATCGCGGTCTTCGGTGCCCGGATCGTCAGCCCCGAGGAGATGACGGCGGGTCGGATCGTGCTGCTCGGCGGCGGCACCCTGCTCGGCGTCGTCGTGCAGGCAGCCGGCCTGGTCCCGGCCCTGCGCAAGGTCGGGTTCCGGTGGCGGTGGCGGTTCGACTTCCGGCAGCTGGGGCTGGCCGAGCTGGGCCGGCTCGGTGCCTGGATGTTCTGCTACGTCGCGGTCAGTCAGCTCGGCCTGGTGGTGCTCTTCAACCTGCTCAACCGTGCCGGCGACGAGGACAAGGCCGGCCCGCTGATCTACAACAACGTGTTCCTGCTGCTCATGATGGCGCACGGCATCATCGCGGTCTCGGTGATCACCGCGCTGATGCCCCGGATGAGCAGTGCCGCCGCCGACGGCCGGCTCGACGACGTCGCGGCCGACCTGTCGCGCGGCACCCGCACGGTGACCGCGGTGCTCGCACCGATCGCGGTCTGTTACGCGGTGCTGGCCACGCCGGTGTCGTTCGCCCTGTTCCGGTACGGCGCCTTCAGCTCGGAGGCGGCCACCGCCACCTCGGTGGTGCTACTCGCCGCCGCCCTGGCCCTGGTGCCGTTCGCGGTCAGTCAGCTGTTCACCTTCGCGTTCTACGCGCTGCCGGACACCCGGACCCCGGCGTTGATCAACATCCCGGTGGTGGGCTTGCGGGTGCTGGTGCAGATCGGGCTGTTCGCCGCGTTGTCGGTGCAGTTCGCGGCGGCCGGGCTGATGATCGGCAACGGTGTGTCGTACCTGGCGGCGGCGGTGCTGTCGGCCTGGCTGGTCCGTCGGCGGGTCGGCCGGATCGGGTTCGGCGCCATCATGGTCACCTTCGGCAAGGTGGCGTTGGCGGCGGTCGGTGCCGCGCTGGCCGGGTGGCTGGTGCTGTTCGTGCTGCCGGGTGGCGACTCGCCCAGTCAGATCATGGCCTTCGTCCAGTTGTTCGTGGGCGGCGCGGTGATCGGGCTGGTCTATCTCGGGCTCGCCGTGGTGCTGCGGATCCGCGAGGTGAGCGACCTGTTGTCGATGGTGCGCCGCCGGCTGGGGCGCTGA
- a CDS encoding CCA tRNA nucleotidyltransferase has translation MSETSAPRATDARTSTDARTSTDSRTVVQRNAVAELLRVSPVADELGRRFVAAGHELHLVGGSVRDALLGRLGNDLDFCTDAHPDQTLAVLKGWAEATWETGREFGTIGARRGGLTLEITTFRAEAYDGVTRNPVVAYGNDLGDDLRRRDFTINAMAVSLPDHDFTDPYGGIADLAAKIIRTPGTPQESFGDDPLRMLRAARFAAQLRFAVHPDVRTAMSTMAADLDRITAERIRDEFTKLLCGADPVAGLRLLVDAGLADRFLPELSGLRLEIDEHAQHKDVYEHTLTVVNNAVRLEDDGCDFVLRMAALMHDIGKPATKAVGPDGRVSFHHHEVVGARLTRHRMKAMRYPKETTAQVAKLVGLHLRFYGYGRGEWTDSAVRRYVTDAGDLLARLHKLTRSDCTTRNRRKAAGLAADYDALEERIARIQADEDLARVRPDLDGNAIMELLGVPPGPIVGRAWRHLKELRLEQGPLDRDAAEAELLRWARAEGIGPATD, from the coding sequence ATGTCCGAGACCTCCGCGCCCCGCGCCACCGATGCCCGTACCAGCACCGATGCCCGCACCAGCACCGACTCCCGTACCGTCGTGCAACGCAACGCCGTCGCCGAATTGCTGCGGGTGTCACCCGTCGCCGACGAGCTGGGCCGGCGGTTCGTCGCCGCCGGGCACGAGTTGCACCTGGTCGGTGGCTCGGTCCGCGACGCACTGCTCGGGCGCCTCGGCAACGACCTCGACTTCTGCACCGACGCACACCCGGACCAGACCCTGGCGGTGCTCAAGGGCTGGGCGGAGGCGACCTGGGAGACCGGTCGCGAGTTCGGCACGATCGGCGCCCGACGCGGCGGCCTCACCCTGGAGATCACCACGTTCCGGGCGGAGGCCTACGACGGGGTGACCCGCAACCCGGTCGTCGCCTACGGCAACGATCTCGGCGACGACCTGCGGCGGCGTGACTTCACCATCAACGCCATGGCGGTCAGCCTGCCCGACCACGATTTCACCGACCCGTACGGTGGCATCGCCGACCTCGCCGCGAAGATCATCCGGACACCCGGCACGCCGCAGGAGTCCTTCGGCGACGACCCGCTGCGGATGCTGCGGGCCGCCCGGTTCGCCGCCCAGTTGCGGTTCGCCGTGCACCCCGACGTCCGTACGGCGATGAGCACGATGGCCGCCGACCTGGACCGGATCACCGCCGAACGGATCCGTGACGAGTTCACCAAGCTGCTCTGCGGCGCCGACCCGGTCGCCGGTCTGCGGCTGCTGGTCGACGCCGGACTCGCCGACCGGTTCCTGCCGGAACTGTCCGGCCTGCGGCTGGAGATCGACGAACACGCCCAGCACAAGGACGTGTACGAACACACCCTGACGGTGGTGAACAACGCCGTCCGGCTGGAGGACGACGGCTGTGACTTCGTGCTGCGGATGGCCGCGCTGATGCACGACATCGGCAAGCCGGCGACCAAGGCCGTCGGACCGGACGGCCGGGTCAGCTTCCACCACCACGAAGTCGTCGGTGCCCGGCTGACCCGGCACCGGATGAAGGCCATGCGCTACCCGAAGGAGACCACCGCCCAAGTGGCCAAGCTGGTCGGCCTGCACCTGCGGTTCTACGGGTACGGGCGGGGCGAGTGGACCGACTCGGCGGTCCGGCGCTACGTCACCGACGCCGGTGACCTGCTGGCCCGACTGCACAAGCTGACCCGTTCCGACTGCACCACCCGCAACCGGCGCAAGGCCGCCGGGCTCGCCGCCGACTACGACGCGCTGGAGGAACGGATCGCCCGGATCCAGGCCGACGAGGACCTGGCCCGGGTGCGACCGGATCTCGACGGCAACGCGATCATGGAGTTGCTCGGCGTACCGCCGGGGCCGATCGTCGGCCGGGCCTGGCGGCACCTGAAGGAGCTGCGGTTGGAGCAGGGCCCACTCGACCGGGACGCGGCCGAGGCGGAACTGCTGCGCTGGGCCCGTGCCGAAGGAATCGGGCCGGCCACCGACTAG
- the sigM gene encoding RNA polymerase sigma factor SigM has translation MTERRADLGDDELLRAHVEGDPEAFAELVNRHRDRLWAVALRTVGDREEAADALQDALLSAHRGAARFRGDSAVTTWLHRIVVNACLDRLRRRRTHPTVPLPDGSHDDDDGVRGVEPAAPAVDHDTALVVRQALAELPVEQRAALILVDVQGYPVAEVAVLLGVAEGTVKSRCARGRARLAGLLGHLRPHRADVAVAPPCGPVPSLTPRNPSRLDDVPSGSARGDSAKEER, from the coding sequence ATGACCGAACGCCGGGCTGACCTCGGCGACGACGAACTGCTCCGGGCGCACGTCGAGGGCGATCCGGAGGCGTTCGCCGAGCTGGTGAACCGGCACCGGGACCGGCTCTGGGCCGTGGCGCTGCGGACGGTGGGGGACCGGGAGGAAGCCGCCGACGCGCTGCAGGACGCGCTGCTGTCGGCGCACCGGGGGGCTGCCCGCTTCCGCGGTGACTCCGCGGTCACCACCTGGCTGCACCGGATCGTCGTGAACGCCTGCCTGGACCGGCTGCGGCGGCGGCGGACCCATCCGACGGTCCCACTGCCCGACGGCAGCCACGACGACGACGACGGGGTACGTGGCGTCGAACCGGCCGCACCGGCGGTCGACCACGACACCGCGCTCGTCGTCCGGCAGGCCCTGGCCGAACTGCCGGTGGAGCAGCGGGCCGCGTTGATCCTGGTCGACGTGCAGGGCTATCCGGTCGCTGAGGTCGCGGTGCTGCTCGGCGTCGCCGAGGGCACGGTCAAGAGCCGTTGCGCCCGTGGGCGGGCGCGCCTCGCCGGACTACTCGGACATCTCCGCCCGCACCGGGCGGACGTCGCTGTCGCACCGCCCTGCGGGCCAGTGCCCTCGCTCACGCCACGGAACCCCAGCCGACTCGACGACGTCCCATCAGGGTCCGCACGCGGCGACAGCGCCAAGGAGGAACGGTGA